The following proteins are encoded in a genomic region of Candidatus Sulfotelmatobacter sp.:
- a CDS encoding PP2C family protein-serine/threonine phosphatase — MTTDHLSREFEIAREVQARLLPQNVPQVEGLELAAACIQARAVGGDYYDFLDLGAHQLGFVLADVSGKGIHAALRMAILQAHLRSQVINAPQDPLRVLKLVNRMLCESTDTGQFATLFLGIYSGPTRRLRYINCGHNPPLCFRAGGAVERLEATATVIGSFRDWECALGHVTLAPGDVFVAYSDGLTEAMRDGEPFGEARVVEVVRELAGQPAARIMSELVRRVQEYCGGASTDDLTLLVAKAQ; from the coding sequence ATGACCACCGATCATCTCTCGCGCGAATTCGAAATCGCCCGCGAAGTCCAGGCGCGCCTGCTGCCGCAGAACGTGCCGCAGGTCGAGGGGCTCGAGCTGGCCGCGGCCTGTATCCAGGCGCGGGCGGTCGGCGGCGACTACTACGACTTCCTCGACCTCGGCGCGCATCAGCTCGGATTCGTGCTGGCCGACGTGTCGGGCAAGGGCATCCACGCGGCCCTGCGCATGGCGATTCTGCAGGCCCACCTGCGCAGCCAGGTGATCAACGCGCCGCAGGATCCGCTACGGGTCCTCAAGCTCGTGAACCGCATGCTGTGCGAATCCACCGACACCGGGCAGTTCGCGACGCTGTTCCTCGGCATCTACTCGGGACCGACGCGGCGGCTGCGCTACATCAACTGCGGGCACAACCCGCCGCTCTGCTTTCGCGCCGGCGGCGCGGTCGAGCGGCTCGAGGCCACCGCCACGGTGATCGGCTCGTTTCGCGACTGGGAGTGCGCGCTCGGCCACGTGACGCTCGCGCCCGGCGACGTGTTCGTGGCCTACAGCGACGGGCTCACCGAGGCGATGCGCGACGGCGAGCCGTTCGGCGAAGCACGCGTGGTCGAGGTGGTGCGCGAACTGGCCGGGCAGCCGGCGGCGCGCATCATGTCGGAGCTGGTGCGGCGCGTGCAGGAGTATTGCGGCGGCGCCTCGACCGACGACCTGACGCTGCTGGTGGCGAAGGCGCAGTAG
- a CDS encoding FlgD immunoglobulin-like domain containing protein, giving the protein MTRPARLLAVPFAVAVVLLLAAAPRASLASWGHDVANPTTVCPGPNDNTTPGYSMLADGAGGFYVAFSSAIYGVSSQLMIERITSTGAVAGGWPAGGVALSTASLNGGQAARLFPDGTGGLYAVWLDYRNSRTDVFAQRLTGAGAIQAGWPVGGLNVSTDAVEHFNFSACSDGATGLFIAYGYQFSLVDHDLYATHLLANGTFSTAALNTNPQIQQDPVISPDGSGGFYMAYEDNAAGNYDIKAARVNSSLALLFNGRIITDAPGDQQSPQIVTSGAGAYVYYTDCRFGSYCQVLYDYVQAGGQVGYDLGFSLYSSTDSQALLSLTPDNSGGYFVTWLDARPSAPGVYLTHMISASTPYSGWPAGGLNVAAGPIYVSWIVGVTPDANNGAFIVWSGGYTPSGAIFGAHYDAFGTAKPLTSLSGRLLYQSTGVGQGMGLTPDAQGGAFMTFYSYALGRGQIYAQHLDPYMTLGDASPSSAGIKDIKADQGGHVRVTWNPSWLDNSQDYGVGSYWIWRQAPITLAQKAARSHSAALFRPATDAGASYAWEFLAQQPANQSAQYSYVAPTTTDSITGHNPYTVFMVEAHAASDSRAYWQSAPDSGYSVDNLAPVTPAPFLGTYAAGNTTMNWGPNAESDLYGYRLYRGSTLGFTPTPGNLVAALSSTAYFDPGVPPSVYKLTAIDVHGNESPPATLVPQGVTAVDLDLPRELSFALASANPSRGAASLRLALPRGTSVSLAIYDVSGRRVRMLADGALAAGVHTLAWDGRDAAGEPAPSGVYLARMSAEGRTFVARIVRAR; this is encoded by the coding sequence CTGTCGCCGTCGTTCTGCTGCTCGCCGCCGCACCGCGCGCGTCACTGGCCTCCTGGGGCCACGACGTCGCCAACCCCACGACCGTGTGTCCCGGGCCGAACGACAACACCACCCCCGGATACTCGATGCTGGCCGACGGCGCGGGTGGATTCTACGTCGCGTTCTCCAGCGCCATCTACGGCGTCAGCTCCCAGCTCATGATCGAGCGCATCACCTCGACGGGCGCGGTGGCGGGCGGCTGGCCCGCGGGCGGCGTCGCGCTTTCGACGGCCAGCCTCAACGGCGGCCAGGCCGCGCGTCTGTTTCCCGACGGCACCGGCGGTCTCTACGCCGTCTGGCTCGACTACCGGAATTCACGCACGGACGTCTTCGCGCAGCGCCTGACCGGCGCCGGCGCCATTCAGGCCGGCTGGCCGGTGGGCGGACTCAACGTCTCGACCGACGCGGTCGAGCACTTCAACTTTTCGGCGTGCTCCGACGGCGCCACCGGCCTCTTCATCGCCTACGGCTATCAGTTCAGCCTCGTCGACCACGACCTGTACGCGACCCATCTTCTCGCCAATGGCACATTCTCCACGGCGGCGCTCAACACCAACCCTCAGATCCAGCAGGATCCAGTCATCTCGCCGGACGGCAGTGGCGGCTTCTACATGGCGTACGAGGACAACGCTGCCGGGAACTATGACATCAAGGCCGCTCGGGTGAACTCGAGCCTCGCTTTGCTCTTCAATGGAAGGATCATTACCGACGCTCCGGGCGACCAGCAGAGTCCCCAGATCGTCACCAGCGGCGCGGGCGCGTACGTCTACTACACCGATTGCCGGTTCGGCAGCTACTGCCAGGTGCTCTACGACTACGTTCAGGCCGGTGGGCAGGTTGGATACGACCTCGGTTTCAGCCTCTACAGCTCGACGGACAGCCAGGCACTCCTGTCGCTCACGCCCGACAACTCCGGTGGATACTTCGTCACCTGGCTGGACGCGCGTCCGTCGGCGCCCGGCGTCTACCTGACGCACATGATCTCGGCTTCTACACCCTACAGCGGGTGGCCCGCCGGGGGACTCAACGTCGCGGCGGGTCCGATCTATGTCTCGTGGATCGTCGGCGTCACTCCCGACGCCAACAACGGGGCGTTCATCGTCTGGAGCGGGGGGTATACGCCGTCGGGCGCTATTTTCGGCGCTCACTACGACGCCTTCGGCACCGCGAAACCGCTCACCAGCCTCAGCGGCCGGCTGCTCTACCAGAGCACCGGCGTCGGGCAAGGCATGGGTCTGACGCCGGACGCTCAGGGAGGCGCGTTCATGACGTTCTATTCCTATGCGCTCGGCCGAGGACAGATCTACGCCCAGCATCTCGACCCATACATGACGCTCGGCGATGCCAGCCCTTCGAGCGCCGGCATCAAGGACATCAAGGCCGATCAGGGCGGGCACGTGCGCGTGACCTGGAATCCGAGCTGGCTCGACAACTCGCAGGACTATGGCGTCGGCTCGTACTGGATCTGGCGCCAGGCGCCGATCACCCTGGCGCAGAAGGCGGCGCGATCGCATTCGGCCGCGCTGTTCCGGCCGGCGACCGACGCCGGCGCCAGCTACGCGTGGGAATTCCTGGCGCAGCAGCCGGCCAATCAATCGGCGCAGTACAGCTACGTGGCGCCCACCACCACCGATTCGATCACCGGCCACAATCCCTACACGGTGTTCATGGTCGAGGCGCACGCCGCGAGCGACTCGCGCGCCTACTGGCAATCGGCGCCCGACAGCGGCTACTCGGTCGACAACCTGGCGCCGGTGACGCCGGCCCCGTTCCTCGGCACCTATGCGGCCGGCAATACCACGATGAACTGGGGACCGAACGCCGAGAGCGATCTGTACGGCTATCGGCTCTATCGTGGCAGTACGCTCGGCTTCACGCCCACCCCGGGCAATCTGGTGGCGGCGCTCTCGAGCACGGCGTACTTCGATCCCGGCGTACCGCCTTCGGTCTACAAATTGACCGCGATCGACGTTCATGGCAACGAATCGCCGCCCGCGACGCTGGTGCCGCAGGGCGTCACCGCGGTCGATTTGGACCTGCCGCGCGAGCTGTCGTTCGCGCTCGCTTCGGCCAATCCCTCGCGCGGCGCGGCCAGCCTGCGGCTCGCGCTGCCGCGCGGCACGAGCGTCTCGCTCGCGATCTACGACGTGAGCGGCCGCCGCGTGCGGATGCTGGCCGACGGTGCGCTCGCGGCCGGCGTCCACACGCTGGCCTGGGATGGCCGTGACGCGGCCGGGGAGCCCGCGCCGAGCGGCGTCTACCTCGCGCGCATGAGCGCCGAGGGCCGAACCTTCGTCGCGAGGATCGTGCGGGCCAGGTAG
- a CDS encoding Fic/DOC family N-terminal domain-containing protein yields MSRWRADLPYNHLPELPPRMELETKAVLKQCVEARAALEGLKRSSELTPNPAMLINTLPVLEARASSEIENIVTTADALFQHLGNGESADSATREALRYREALLEGHRSLGRRPVSVHTAEAICTRIKGAEMSVRRVPGTALHGAASQRVIYTPPDPGPRLRDLLSNWERFVHAEDPLDPLVRMAVAHYQFEAIHPFTDGNGRTGRVLNSLMLVQWGLLSSPIVYLSRYFIANKQEYYSRLLEVTRRPRGSRGCATWSAASRRRRVGRQERSRRFAG; encoded by the coding sequence GTGAGCCGTTGGCGCGCCGACCTCCCCTACAACCATCTTCCCGAGCTGCCGCCTCGAATGGAACTCGAGACCAAGGCGGTGCTCAAGCAGTGTGTCGAGGCCCGCGCCGCTCTGGAGGGCCTCAAGCGTTCGTCCGAGCTGACCCCCAATCCCGCGATGCTCATCAACACGCTTCCGGTGCTGGAGGCGCGGGCTAGCTCCGAGATCGAGAACATCGTCACCACGGCGGACGCGCTGTTTCAGCACCTCGGAAACGGCGAAAGCGCCGACTCCGCGACACGCGAGGCATTGCGCTATCGCGAGGCGCTGCTCGAAGGGCATCGATCGCTGGGCAGGCGCCCGGTCTCGGTGCACACGGCCGAGGCCATCTGCACGCGAATCAAGGGCGCCGAGATGTCGGTTCGGCGGGTTCCGGGAACCGCTCTTCACGGCGCCGCGAGCCAGAGAGTCATCTACACCCCGCCCGACCCGGGTCCGCGGCTACGCGACCTGCTATCGAACTGGGAGCGATTCGTTCACGCTGAGGATCCATTGGATCCGCTGGTGCGCATGGCCGTTGCTCACTACCAGTTCGAGGCGATCCATCCGTTCACGGACGGCAATGGGCGCACGGGCCGCGTGCTGAACAGCCTGATGCTGGTCCAGTGGGGATTGCTTTCGTCACCGATCGTCTACCTGAGCCGCTACTTCATCGCGAACAAGCAGGAGTACTACAGTCGCCTGCTCGAGGTGACGCGACGGCCGCGTGGGAGCCGTGGGTGCGCTACGTGGTCCGCGGCGTCGAGGAGACGGCGCGTTGGACGGCAGGAAAGGTCGAGGCGATTCGCCGGCTAG